The following proteins are encoded in a genomic region of Cervus elaphus chromosome 15, mCerEla1.1, whole genome shotgun sequence:
- the LOC122709285 gene encoding 40S ribosomal protein S27-like, with product MPLAKDLLHPSPDEEKRKHKKKRLVQSPNSYFVDVKCPGCYKITAVFSHAQAVVLCVGCSAVLGQPTGGKAGLTEGCSFRWKQH from the coding sequence ATGCCTCTTGCAAAGGATCTTCTTCATCCCTCTCCAGatgaagagaagaggaaacacaagAAGAAGCGCCTGGTGCAGAGCCCCAATTCCTATTTCGTGGATGTAAAATGCCCAGGATGCTATAAAATCACCGCCGTCTTTAGCCATGCACAAGCAGTAGTTTTGTGTGTTGGCTGCTCTGCTGTCCTAGGCCAGCCTACAGGAGGAAAAGCAGGGCTTACAGAAGGATGCTCTTTCAGATGGAAGCAGCACTAA